In a single window of the Methylococcus sp. Mc7 genome:
- a CDS encoding filamentous haemagglutinin family protein — MTTREPATRKANLPPTDISLKPLASSIRTVLAGAFLAGGAAQAGSLPVPAGVFVSSGSANQSIAGNMMTINQHSDRAILNWKSFNVGAENTVQFKQPSASSIALNRIYQNDPSRIFGKLSANGQVYLLNQNGFLFGKGSQVDVNTLLVSTLNITDDTFQRGITKVVDQDGRAALVGDGKVYRLDEQGNFVLDEKGNRTKIGIEFAEGSSVKTAKSGRIIAAGPSVVNKGDLSAPDGQILLIAATDKVYLQEAGKDSNLRGLLVEVGTGGEVANIGKALAERGNVTLMGFAVNQQGRVSATTSVRVNGSVRLLAREGASVRREGDAWLLQANRTKRTAELDDGLGTKATVNLKGGSKTSANPDLNDQATAVDGQSQDASWVEIMGHQVRIGNGAQLISRSGKVTVTATENPANPGLDNVKNDARVYVDKGARIDVSGIKDVSVPMERNVVTVELRSNELRDSPLQRDGVLYAQKIRVDIRKGTPIADISGELERIARTVAERSTTGGTLKLASEGDAILRRGALLDFSGGSVAYRSGYIDTTQLLTPDGKTVDIGSADPNQTYAGIFGQVSQKFKAWNITKTWDVIGPRNLGRYEQGYVEGKAAGKLDIKAAALALEAEMRGASIAGLHQREAGTQPAGGTLKIDLARSPDSTQSVIFGGASAALGVGKDEPFPQDPGKPGQPAALVLSGDKLRNSGIMYADIKTNGKVAIRSGENLTMTDGGSLALSGGEIKVDGTITAHAGEVDLSTRLTSATQGKLSGAIDLASGAAIDVSGQWINDRPADATGNSVQDRSRVLVNGGSVSVKAEGDVSLAAGSRIDVSGGARRTGNDSFRAGDAGSISLEAAAVDGSDLKLKGTLEGYAFAGGKGGSLSLVSDQVILGRAADAEIAEGADPLVLNPDFFGQGGFAHYSVGSNKSGVIVTDGTNIQLSVKNRVLDPDAVRRVSGSDFLNFAQVKLLSEFSREAGELDLVLAQKVGQGGKDAAVRIGEGAAIRTDAGGRISLQSDSSIFMNGALEAAGGDVAMTVTPPAGTDLAFKADQGVWIGSGARVDVSGTALLYSDRPDHVTGKVLNGGTITLHADRGFVVADEGSELDVSGTQGRLDVPVRGPNGAISQERRQIASSGGNIGIRAAEGIQLYGKLEGRAGDGAGAAGGGLSLELNPNTRAEPDEIGLGQTPFPKVPSVISLAQSGPGGTATVQGEAVASNRYGQAVLSAGQAERGGFGELTLRTPSRIELASGVNLHTERSIVLDAPVLVFAPAAGATAGKVSLDSAYVALGSTQTRPGNAAPIAGNGGLQVNAGLIDLVGTTALQGFDGADLKSSGDLRLIGVRTTQQERDFLGEFLAAGDLTLTADQVYPSTLSEFRIAVRGTTDGTLTIKPGDSNGGTVLSAGGKLTLEAPNIVQGGTVKAPLGELNFQASKRLELAAGSVTSNSAKGAIIPFGRTQGGLDWIYPLGDQNLVFTAPPEKKLVLDGPKVDIADGSVIDTQGGGDLFAFEFVPGPGGSYDLLDPASKGYQEAYAILPSFKGTTAPYDPLESANSGLKVGDSVYLSGGGGLKAGYYVLLPAHYALLPGAYLVTPDKNATDIVPGLNLQRADGAPIVAGYRTVSGTGIRDALWSGFAVEPGSAARTRAEYSTYGANDFFSAKAAKNEAAVPYLPRDAGAMLISAETALGLDGRVSAKAGAKGRGGRLDIDAANIAIVSEGKAGQTTGNTIKLVAEKLNGLGVASIAIGGVRSGEDGTVTVDTHASNISLEQNARLKGAEFILTAKDNITLAKGSGITAEGSSKGTGTPEVYKLGGDAAFLRVSSSDQADLQRNGVSGRTGSISIGSGATLATSNSMIVDATADMDLSGKLLAQGGSVSLGASRIGLGADASFQNGLALSQAALNALQANELRLNSGSDISLFGAVELASQRVVLRSGGLLGFDNAGQTASIKAGDIRLENPLDVKTSQTGNGTGTLSLVADTIELGEGAYALKGYSNVNLEAGKAIVGSGSGTLTASADLDFNTAVVTGDRGADTRIDATGHAVGIRSSGPAPAAADALGAQLSITADSIRNTGTISLKSGVVKLDALKGDVVLAAGSNIDVSGRKVSIGNASIATAGGAVELSSRIGNVALESGARLALNGSKGGELVVSAAAGGFRFEGGVDAQGAERGGRFALDVRALENDGDVGGMAGKLASAGFSDGVSLRTRIGDLHLNAVDTVAARTVELGADQGSVRIDGSLKAQGDNARLDLKAGSGLTLAAGADLEAHGSAEQGGRITLESLGQGPQGGITVASGARIDVSAADGSANGALNLRALRTDQDVAVAGDLGSSVAGAAETTVEAVRIYDHSGSIGSTDIAAWKTDTDAYMTNAGAIETRLGLPGGLRAGLEIRSSGDLTLGSVGWDLVDWRYDGRPGVLTLKAGGKLSIDGKLSDGFRDEPNGIDVSGLLGPGATVAVKDMLQTGLSWSYRLQAGTDVVVGADVAVRTGTGDIDVDAGRDVVLTNAGSSVYTAGRPTDTQRYGNFKNGFVAFQFYGEYPVDGGDISISAGRDVIGARTGQFFDGWLVRTGNWTEGTSHQGETPTAWAVAIGGPVGTSAQQGSFQQNVGALGGGNITVDAGRDVSDLSAVIATTGKQVGTPSKPDVPSDTGFNTNEVEISGGGNLTVSAGGDVLGGTFYTGKGVGEINARGAIKGSANGLGPVLALGDSRFSLSAGQDIELGAAINPTIINSTSARNFFFTYSGRSGIALESLAGDVRIQNDIPGMVSAVNKLRSARNQLSFPGASLSALSVYPASLDVTALQGDIVLERSFTTYPAAKASFNLMAGGNIGSGSMGDNVNVTQSDADPALLPGIANPTRSWDDASQRLQPFGAPNLIHAQVPVHRGDAEAARIYANGNIASVDPLLLVLPKAVDVMAGRDLFDVSLHVQHPDYAMSTVTAGRDIRFTSPRNAQGNLVNLTREVRLSGPGQLWVSAGRNIDLGASEGIYTIGNTENRALADNGASITVMAGLNGNQARFDKFAEKYDPTSSRYRKLLLGYMRRRTGNSGLDYAGATEAYQALPGDQRRELLLAILFDEIRGSAAQAAKTGRKSDYDRGFAAIDTLFPNDGDAKYKGNLSLFFSKIHTVDGGDINLLVPGGGVNAGLAVAFAGSKAASDLGIVAQRQGAVNALVNGNFMVNQSRVFAMDGGDITIWSSNGNIDAGRGAKSAIAAPPPLVTFDERGNLQVEFPPVVSGSGIRTAASTAPLPGDVFLAAPRGVVDAGEAGIGGTNVAIAATAVLGASNIQVGGTATGVPSGNVSVPVVPAGAAAAAGAATQAAMQSTVSDSEEKSEPKVADSSSLTPLKVELLGFGECSTSDIKKGSPGCT; from the coding sequence ATGACGACCCGCGAACCTGCAACCCGCAAAGCAAATCTTCCGCCGACCGACATCAGCCTCAAGCCGCTGGCTTCGTCCATCCGCACCGTGCTGGCCGGCGCCTTCCTCGCGGGCGGGGCCGCTCAGGCCGGCAGCCTGCCGGTGCCCGCCGGCGTCTTCGTATCGAGCGGCAGCGCCAACCAGTCGATCGCCGGCAATATGATGACGATCAACCAGCACTCCGACCGCGCCATCCTGAACTGGAAGAGCTTCAACGTCGGCGCGGAAAACACCGTGCAGTTCAAGCAGCCGTCGGCCTCGTCCATCGCCCTCAACCGCATCTACCAGAACGATCCCAGCCGCATCTTCGGCAAGCTCTCCGCCAACGGCCAGGTTTACCTGCTCAACCAGAACGGATTTCTGTTCGGCAAGGGCTCGCAAGTCGACGTCAACACCCTCCTGGTCAGTACGCTGAACATCACCGACGACACCTTCCAGCGCGGCATCACCAAGGTCGTCGACCAGGACGGACGCGCGGCGCTGGTGGGTGACGGCAAGGTTTACCGGCTCGACGAACAGGGCAATTTCGTCCTCGACGAGAAGGGAAACCGCACCAAGATCGGCATCGAATTCGCCGAAGGCTCCTCCGTCAAGACCGCCAAATCCGGCCGTATCATCGCCGCAGGCCCTTCCGTGGTGAACAAGGGCGACCTCTCTGCGCCGGACGGCCAGATTCTCCTCATCGCCGCCACCGACAAGGTCTATCTGCAGGAAGCCGGCAAGGATTCCAACCTGCGCGGGCTCCTCGTCGAAGTCGGAACCGGCGGCGAAGTCGCCAACATCGGTAAGGCGCTGGCGGAGCGCGGCAACGTGACGCTGATGGGCTTCGCGGTGAACCAGCAGGGCCGGGTGTCGGCGACCACCTCGGTGCGGGTCAACGGCTCGGTGCGGCTCCTGGCGCGGGAAGGCGCCAGCGTGCGCCGCGAGGGCGACGCCTGGCTGCTGCAGGCGAACCGCACCAAGCGCACGGCCGAACTGGACGACGGCCTGGGCACCAAGGCCACGGTCAACCTGAAAGGCGGCAGCAAGACCTCGGCGAATCCGGACCTGAACGACCAGGCCACCGCCGTGGATGGCCAGTCGCAGGACGCTTCCTGGGTGGAGATCATGGGGCACCAGGTCCGGATCGGGAACGGCGCGCAACTCATCTCCCGCTCCGGCAAGGTAACGGTGACGGCGACCGAGAACCCCGCCAACCCCGGTCTCGACAACGTCAAGAACGACGCCCGCGTCTATGTCGACAAGGGCGCGAGGATCGACGTATCGGGTATCAAGGATGTGAGTGTGCCGATGGAGCGCAACGTGGTGACGGTCGAACTCCGCAGCAACGAACTGCGCGACTCGCCCCTGCAGCGCGACGGCGTGCTTTACGCGCAGAAGATACGGGTCGACATCCGCAAGGGCACGCCGATCGCCGACATCTCCGGCGAACTGGAGCGCATCGCCCGCACCGTGGCCGAACGTAGCACCACCGGCGGCACGCTCAAGCTGGCATCGGAAGGCGACGCCATCCTGCGGCGCGGCGCGCTGCTGGACTTTTCCGGCGGATCGGTGGCCTACCGCTCCGGCTACATCGACACCACCCAGCTGCTGACACCGGACGGCAAGACGGTGGACATCGGCAGCGCCGACCCGAACCAGACCTATGCCGGCATCTTCGGCCAGGTCTCCCAGAAATTCAAAGCCTGGAACATCACCAAGACCTGGGACGTCATCGGCCCCAGGAACCTGGGACGCTACGAACAGGGCTACGTGGAAGGCAAGGCCGCTGGCAAGCTCGACATCAAGGCGGCGGCGCTGGCGCTGGAAGCCGAGATGCGCGGCGCCTCGATCGCCGGTCTCCATCAGCGCGAAGCGGGAACCCAGCCCGCCGGCGGCACCCTGAAGATCGACCTCGCGCGCAGCCCCGACAGCACCCAATCCGTGATTTTCGGCGGAGCTTCGGCGGCTCTCGGCGTCGGCAAGGACGAGCCGTTTCCCCAGGATCCGGGGAAACCCGGCCAGCCCGCCGCCCTGGTCCTGTCCGGCGACAAGCTGCGCAACTCCGGCATCATGTATGCCGACATCAAGACCAACGGCAAGGTCGCCATCCGCTCCGGCGAGAACCTCACCATGACCGACGGGGGCAGCCTGGCGCTCAGCGGCGGTGAAATCAAGGTCGACGGAACGATCACGGCCCACGCCGGCGAAGTCGATCTCTCGACCCGGCTCACCAGCGCCACCCAGGGCAAGCTGTCCGGCGCCATCGACCTGGCCTCCGGTGCCGCCATCGACGTCAGCGGCCAGTGGATCAACGACCGTCCGGCGGACGCCACCGGTAACAGCGTGCAGGACCGTAGCCGCGTGCTGGTGAACGGCGGATCCGTTTCGGTGAAGGCCGAAGGCGACGTCAGTCTCGCCGCCGGCAGCCGCATCGACGTCAGCGGCGGCGCGCGGCGCACCGGCAATGACAGCTTCAGGGCCGGCGACGCCGGGAGCATCAGCCTGGAAGCCGCGGCGGTCGACGGCTCGGACCTCAAGCTGAAAGGCACGCTCGAAGGCTATGCCTTCGCCGGCGGCAAAGGCGGGTCGCTGAGCCTCGTCTCCGACCAGGTGATCCTGGGCAGAGCCGCGGACGCCGAGATCGCCGAAGGCGCCGACCCGCTCGTCCTCAACCCGGATTTCTTCGGCCAGGGCGGCTTCGCGCATTATTCCGTGGGTTCCAACAAGAGCGGGGTCATCGTCACCGATGGGACCAACATCCAGCTAAGCGTCAAGAACCGGGTCCTCGATCCGGATGCCGTCCGCCGCGTCAGTGGTTCGGATTTCCTAAACTTCGCTCAAGTCAAGCTGCTGTCGGAGTTTTCGCGCGAGGCCGGCGAACTCGATCTGGTACTGGCCCAGAAAGTCGGGCAGGGCGGAAAAGACGCGGCGGTGCGCATCGGGGAGGGGGCGGCGATCCGTACCGATGCGGGTGGCAGGATCTCGCTGCAATCGGACTCCAGCATCTTCATGAACGGGGCGCTCGAAGCCGCCGGCGGCGACGTGGCGATGACCGTCACGCCGCCCGCCGGCACCGACCTCGCCTTCAAGGCGGACCAGGGTGTCTGGATCGGTTCCGGCGCGCGGGTGGACGTGTCCGGCACGGCACTGCTCTACAGCGACCGGCCGGACCACGTGACCGGCAAGGTGTTGAACGGCGGAACCATTACCCTGCACGCCGACCGCGGCTTCGTCGTGGCGGACGAAGGCTCGGAACTCGACGTTTCGGGGACGCAGGGACGCCTGGACGTGCCGGTCAGGGGACCGAACGGCGCCATCTCCCAGGAACGCCGGCAGATCGCCTCCTCCGGCGGCAACATCGGGATCCGCGCCGCCGAGGGCATCCAGCTCTACGGCAAACTGGAAGGACGGGCCGGTGACGGAGCCGGCGCCGCGGGCGGCGGGCTGTCGCTGGAACTCAATCCCAACACCCGCGCCGAGCCTGACGAGATCGGGCTGGGCCAGACGCCCTTCCCCAAGGTTCCCAGCGTGATATCGCTGGCCCAGTCCGGACCCGGCGGGACGGCGACGGTCCAGGGCGAGGCGGTGGCGTCCAACCGCTACGGCCAGGCGGTGCTGAGCGCGGGCCAAGCGGAACGCGGCGGCTTCGGCGAGCTGACGCTGCGCACGCCGAGCCGCATCGAACTGGCCAGCGGCGTCAACCTGCACACCGAGCGCAGCATCGTGCTCGACGCGCCGGTGCTGGTCTTCGCGCCCGCCGCCGGAGCCACCGCCGGCAAGGTGTCGCTCGACTCCGCCTATGTCGCGCTCGGTTCGACGCAGACCCGGCCGGGCAACGCGGCCCCGATCGCCGGCAACGGCGGCCTGCAAGTCAACGCCGGCCTGATCGACCTGGTCGGCACCACCGCGCTCCAGGGCTTCGACGGCGCCGACCTGAAAAGCTCCGGCGACCTGCGCCTGATCGGCGTGCGCACGACCCAGCAGGAGCGGGACTTCCTGGGCGAGTTCCTGGCGGCCGGCGATCTCACCCTGACCGCGGACCAGGTCTATCCCTCGACCCTGAGCGAATTCCGGATCGCCGTGAGAGGCACGACCGACGGAACGCTCACGATCAAGCCGGGCGATTCGAACGGCGGAACGGTGCTCTCCGCCGGCGGCAAGCTGACGCTGGAAGCCCCGAACATCGTCCAGGGCGGCACCGTGAAGGCACCGCTCGGTGAGCTGAACTTCCAGGCCTCCAAGCGCCTCGAGCTGGCCGCGGGCAGCGTCACCTCCAATTCGGCCAAGGGTGCGATCATTCCGTTCGGCCGCACCCAGGGCGGGCTGGACTGGATCTACCCGCTAGGAGACCAGAACCTCGTCTTTACCGCGCCGCCGGAAAAGAAACTGGTGCTCGACGGTCCAAAGGTCGACATCGCCGACGGCTCGGTGATCGACACCCAGGGCGGCGGCGACCTGTTCGCCTTCGAATTCGTGCCGGGGCCGGGTGGTTCGTATGATCTGCTCGACCCCGCCAGCAAAGGCTATCAGGAAGCCTATGCCATCCTGCCTTCGTTCAAGGGTACGACGGCCCCCTACGATCCGCTGGAATCCGCGAACTCTGGCCTGAAGGTCGGAGACAGCGTCTATCTCTCCGGCGGCGGCGGACTCAAGGCCGGCTACTATGTCCTGCTGCCGGCCCATTACGCGCTCCTCCCCGGCGCCTATCTGGTGACCCCCGACAAGAACGCCACCGACATCGTGCCGGGTCTCAACCTGCAACGCGCCGACGGCGCCCCGATCGTCGCCGGGTACCGGACCGTTTCCGGCACGGGCATACGCGATGCGCTCTGGAGCGGCTTCGCGGTGGAACCCGGAAGCGCCGCCCGGACCCGCGCCGAATACTCGACCTACGGCGCCAACGACTTCTTTTCCGCCAAGGCGGCCAAGAACGAGGCGGCCGTGCCCTATCTTCCGCGCGACGCGGGCGCCATGCTCATCTCGGCGGAAACGGCGTTGGGCCTGGACGGCCGGGTGTCGGCCAAGGCCGGCGCGAAAGGCCGTGGCGGACGCCTCGACATCGACGCCGCCAACATCGCCATCGTCTCCGAGGGCAAGGCCGGACAGACGACGGGCAACACCATCAAGCTGGTCGCGGAGAAGCTCAACGGCCTGGGCGTAGCCAGCATCGCGATCGGCGGCGTGCGCAGCGGCGAAGACGGCACCGTCACTGTCGACACCCACGCCTCGAACATCTCCCTGGAGCAGAACGCCAGGCTCAAAGGCGCCGAATTCATCCTCACCGCCAAGGACAACATCACCCTCGCGAAGGGTTCCGGCATCACCGCCGAAGGCTCCTCCAAGGGCACCGGCACGCCGGAGGTCTACAAGCTCGGCGGCGACGCCGCTTTCCTGCGGGTATCGTCTTCCGACCAGGCCGACCTCCAGCGCAACGGCGTCTCGGGGCGCACCGGCTCGATCAGCATCGGCTCGGGCGCGACCCTGGCCACGTCTAATTCCATGATCGTCGATGCCACGGCGGACATGGACCTTTCCGGCAAGCTCCTGGCCCAGGGCGGATCGGTGTCGCTGGGCGCCAGCCGGATCGGCCTGGGCGCCGACGCCAGCTTCCAGAACGGCCTGGCACTGAGCCAGGCGGCGCTGAACGCCCTCCAGGCGAACGAGCTGCGCCTGAACAGCGGCAGCGACATCAGCCTGTTCGGCGCGGTCGAACTGGCATCGCAGCGCGTCGTCCTGCGCTCGGGCGGGCTCCTGGGATTCGACAACGCCGGCCAGACCGCCAGCATCAAAGCCGGCGACATCCGCCTGGAGAATCCGCTCGATGTGAAAACCAGCCAAACCGGCAACGGCACCGGCACCCTCTCGCTGGTCGCCGACACCATCGAACTGGGCGAAGGCGCCTACGCGCTCAAGGGCTATTCCAACGTGAATCTCGAAGCCGGCAAGGCGATCGTCGGCTCGGGTTCGGGCACGCTGACCGCATCGGCCGACCTCGACTTCAACACCGCCGTCGTCACCGGCGACCGCGGGGCGGACACACGGATCGACGCCACCGGCCACGCGGTCGGCATCCGGTCCTCCGGCCCCGCTCCGGCCGCGGCCGACGCGCTGGGCGCCCAGTTGTCGATCACTGCGGACAGCATCCGGAACACCGGAACGATTTCGCTCAAGTCCGGCGTCGTCAAGCTCGATGCGCTGAAAGGCGACGTGGTCCTCGCCGCAGGCTCGAACATCGACGTTTCCGGCCGGAAAGTGAGCATCGGCAACGCCAGCATCGCGACCGCCGGCGGCGCGGTGGAACTCTCCAGCCGGATCGGCAACGTCGCGCTGGAATCCGGCGCCAGGCTCGCGCTCAACGGAAGCAAGGGCGGCGAGCTGGTGGTGTCCGCGGCAGCGGGCGGATTCCGGTTCGAAGGCGGCGTCGACGCCCAGGGCGCGGAACGCGGCGGCCGTTTCGCTCTCGACGTCCGTGCCCTGGAGAACGATGGCGACGTGGGCGGGATGGCCGGCAAGCTCGCATCGGCCGGATTCAGCGACGGCGTCAGCCTCAGGACGCGCATCGGAGACCTGCACCTGAATGCGGTCGACACCGTGGCGGCGCGCACGGTCGAACTCGGGGCCGACCAGGGTTCCGTCCGGATAGACGGCAGCCTGAAGGCCCAAGGCGACAACGCCAGGCTGGACCTCAAGGCCGGCAGCGGCCTGACCCTGGCGGCGGGCGCCGACCTGGAAGCGCACGGCAGCGCAGAACAGGGCGGCCGGATCACGCTGGAATCCCTGGGCCAAGGGCCGCAGGGCGGGATTACGGTGGCATCGGGCGCCCGCATCGACGTGAGCGCCGCCGACGGCTCCGCCAACGGTGCCCTGAATCTGCGCGCGCTGCGCACCGATCAGGACGTCGCCGTCGCCGGAGACCTCGGATCGTCCGTGGCCGGCGCCGCCGAGACCACCGTGGAAGCGGTCCGCATCTACGATCACAGCGGCTCCATCGGCAGCACCGACATCGCCGCCTGGAAAACGGACACCGATGCCTACATGACCAACGCCGGCGCCATCGAAACCCGCCTGGGACTGCCGGGCGGCCTCAGGGCAGGCCTGGAGATCCGCAGCAGCGGCGACCTGACCCTGGGATCGGTGGGCTGGGATCTGGTCGACTGGCGCTATGACGGTCGTCCGGGCGTCTTGACCCTGAAAGCCGGCGGCAAGCTCTCGATCGACGGCAAGCTCAGCGACGGCTTCCGCGACGAACCGAACGGCATCGACGTCTCGGGCCTGCTCGGCCCCGGTGCAACAGTCGCGGTGAAGGACATGCTGCAGACCGGCTTGTCCTGGAGCTACCGGCTGCAGGCCGGTACCGACGTGGTGGTCGGCGCCGACGTGGCGGTGCGGACCGGCACCGGCGACATCGACGTCGACGCCGGACGGGACGTGGTCCTGACCAATGCCGGTTCGTCCGTCTACACGGCGGGCCGTCCGACCGACACCCAGCGCTACGGCAATTTCAAGAACGGCTTCGTGGCCTTCCAGTTCTACGGCGAATATCCCGTGGACGGCGGAGACATCAGCATCAGCGCCGGCCGCGATGTGATCGGGGCCCGCACCGGCCAGTTCTTCGACGGCTGGCTGGTGCGGACCGGCAACTGGACGGAAGGCACGAGCCACCAGGGCGAGACGCCGACGGCCTGGGCCGTGGCGATCGGCGGACCGGTCGGCACCTCGGCGCAGCAGGGGAGCTTCCAGCAGAACGTCGGCGCGCTCGGCGGCGGCAACATCACGGTCGACGCCGGCCGGGACGTGTCCGACCTTTCGGCGGTCATCGCCACCACCGGCAAGCAGGTCGGCACCCCGTCCAAGCCGGACGTTCCGTCGGATACCGGGTTCAACACCAACGAAGTGGAGATTTCCGGCGGCGGGAACCTGACCGTCAGCGCCGGCGGCGATGTCCTGGGCGGTACCTTCTATACCGGCAAGGGCGTCGGCGAGATCAACGCGAGGGGAGCGATCAAGGGATCGGCGAACGGACTGGGGCCGGTCCTGGCGCTGGGAGACTCCCGGTTCAGCCTGAGCGCCGGCCAGGACATCGAGCTGGGCGCGGCCATCAACCCCACCATCATCAACAGCACCAGCGCCCGCAACTTCTTCTTCACCTATTCGGGCCGGAGCGGTATCGCCCTGGAATCGCTGGCCGGGGACGTCCGGATACAGAACGACATTCCGGGGATGGTCAGCGCCGTGAACAAGCTGCGCAGCGCCCGGAACCAGCTCAGCTTCCCCGGCGCTTCGCTGAGCGCACTCAGCGTGTATCCGGCCTCGCTCGACGTCACCGCGCTGCAGGGCGACATCGTACTGGAACGGAGCTTCACCACCTATCCCGCCGCCAAGGCGAGCTTCAACCTGATGGCGGGCGGAAACATCGGAAGCGGTTCGATGGGTGATAACGTCAACGTCACTCAGTCGGACGCCGACCCCGCTCTCCTGCCCGGAATCGCCAATCCCACCCGGAGCTGGGACGATGCCTCGCAAAGGCTGCAGCCCTTCGGCGCCCCGAACCTGATCCATGCCCAGGTTCCCGTCCATCGCGGCGACGCCGAGGCAGCAAGAATATACGCAAATGGCAACATCGCCTCGGTCGATCCTCTGCTCCTCGTCCTGCCCAAGGCGGTGGACGTCATGGCGGGCCGCGACCTGTTCGACGTCAGCCTGCACGTACAGCACCCCGACTATGCGATGTCCACCGTCACCGCGGGGCGGGACATTCGTTTCACTTCTCCGCGCAACGCGCAGGGCAACCTGGTGAACCTGACTCGCGAAGTCCGGCTGTCGGGCCCCGGCCAACTCTGGGTCAGCGCGGGAAGGAACATCGACCTGGGCGCGTCAGAGGGCATCTACACCATCGGCAACACTGAGAATCGAGCCCTGGCCGACAACGGCGCTTCAATCACGGTCATGGCCGGCCTGAACGGCAATCAGGCACGCTTCGACAAGTTCGCGGAGAAATACGATCCCACCTCGAGCCGGTACCGGAAACTCCTGCTTGGCTACATGCGCAGGCGGACAGGTAACTCCGGGCTCGATTACGCCGGTGCCACCGAGGCCTACCAAGCCTTGCCGGGCGACCAGCGGCGCGAGCTCCTGTTGGCGATCCTGTTCGACGAAATCCGGGGCTCCGCCGCCCAGGCGGCCAAGACCGGGCGCAAATCCGACTACGACCGCGGCTTTGCGGCCATCGATACGCTGTTCCCGAACGACGGCGACGCCAAGTACAAAGGTAATCTCAGCCTGTTCTTCAGCAAGATCCACACGGTCGACGGCGGAGACATCAATCTTCTCGTCCCCGGCGGCGGTGTGAATGCGGGCCTCGCGGTCGCCTTCGCCGGATCGAAGGCCGCCAGCGATCTCGGCATCGTCGCCCAGCGGCAAGGCGCCGTGAACGCCCTGGTGAACGGCAATTTCATGGTCAACCAGTCGCGCGTGTTCGCCATGGACGGGGGCGACATCACCATCTGGTCGTCCAACGGCAACATCGACGCCGGCCGCGGCGCCAAGTCGGCCATCGCCGCCCCGCCGCCCCTGGTCACCTTCGACGAGCGCGGCAACCTGCAGGTCGAATTCCCGCCGGTGGTATCCGGCAGCGGCATCCGCACCGCCGCCAGCACGGCCCCCCTGCCGGGCGACGTCTTCCTCGCCGCGCCGCGGGGCGTGGTCGATGCCGGCGAGGCTGGCATCGGCGGCACCAACGTCGCCATCGCGGCGACGGCCGTGCTCGGTGCCAGCAACATTCAGGTCGGCGGCACCGCGACGGGCGTCCCCAGCGGCAACGTCAGCGTTCCCGTGGTTCCGGCAGGGGCGGCCGCAGCCGCAGGTGCGGCCACGCAGGCTGCCATGCAGTCCACGGTGTCCGACAGCGAAGAGAAATCGGAACCGAAGGTTGCCGATTCCAGCAGCCTCACTCCCCTCAAGGTCGAACTGCTGGGATTCGGAGAATGTTCGACGAGCGACATCAAGAAGGGCTCGCCCGGCTGCACCTGA
- a CDS encoding efflux RND transporter periplasmic adaptor subunit: MTKAPSKMITKAHVYLFLISMLMYGCQQSETGVHHENPRYEATTPFRKDVSIRKEYVCQIHGIRHIEVRAMEKGYLQNIYVDEGQMVHQGQPMFKIMPNIYQAELMKAQAEANIMNIEYTNTKGLADQNIVSKNELALAKAKLDKANAEVKLAETHLSFTDIKAPFNGIMDHLLVRNGSLLDEGTLLTTLSDISKLWVYFNVPESEYLEYKTKKNDDQTYSKVRLKMANGAIFDQEGTIETIEADFDNTAGNIEFRATFPNPDGILRHGQTGTIIMRKPYKNALLIPQKATFEVMDKMFVYVIDNDGTLEQRLITIDAEIPYFFLVKEGVKDDDKILIEGLRKVHPGDHVDVTVIPKEKLQSNLQLHAE; encoded by the coding sequence ATGACGAAAGCGCCTTCAAAAATGATCACCAAGGCTCACGTATATCTCTTTTTAATATCCATGTTAATGTATGGCTGTCAGCAGTCTGAGACTGGCGTGCACCATGAAAATCCGAGATATGAGGCAACCACCCCATTTCGCAAAGATGTTTCAATCAGAAAGGAATATGTATGTCAGATACATGGAATCAGACATATTGAGGTGCGCGCCATGGAGAAAGGCTATTTGCAGAATATATATGTTGATGAAGGGCAGATGGTGCATCAAGGCCAGCCAATGTTCAAAATCATGCCGAATATATATCAGGCGGAGCTTATGAAAGCGCAGGCCGAAGCCAATATCATGAATATCGAATACACGAATACCAAGGGTTTGGCTGACCAGAATATCGTATCCAAGAATGAACTCGCTTTAGCCAAAGCAAAATTAGATAAGGCTAATGCTGAGGTAAAGCTGGCGGAGACCCATCTCAGCTTCACAGATATAAAAGCGCCATTCAACGGGATTATGGATCATCTCTTGGTCAGAAATGGCAGTCTTTTAGATGAAGGGACTCTATTAACTACCCTTTCTGACATAAGCAAACTATGGGTCTATTTCAACGTGCCGGAATCCGAATATCTTGAATATAAGACTAAAAAAAATGATGACCAGACTTATTCAAAAGTGAGACTGAAGATGGCAAATGGTGCGATATTCGATCAGGAAGGTACGATAGAAACGATAGAGGCGGATTTCGACAATACTGCAGGCAATATCGAATTCAGGGCCACATTCCCGAATCCGGACGGCATCCTTCGGCACGGCCAAACCGGAACCATCATCATGAGAAAGCCCTACAAAAATGCTTTACTCATTCCGCAAAAGGCCACGTTTGAAGTCATGGATAAGATGTTTGTCTACGTAATTGACAACGATGGAACACTTGAGCAGAGACTGATCACGATTGACGCCGAGATACCATATTTCTTTCTGGTCAAGGAAGGCGTCAAAGATGACGACAAGATCTTGATCGAAGGTTTGCGTAAAGTACATCCAGGTGATCATGTAGACGTCACTGTGATTCCGAAGGAGAAGCTACAGTCGAATCTGCAGCTGCATGCTGAATAA